Below is a window of Salvelinus alpinus chromosome 5, SLU_Salpinus.1, whole genome shotgun sequence DNA.
attccaacgtttatagaaactagagagtgttttctatccaataataacaataatatgcatattgtacgagcaagaattgagaacgaggcagtttaatttggagacgcaaaatgtcgaagttgaaacagcacccgctgtattctcaagaggttttaAGTAACATATACTATGTGTGATACAAAGCAACAAAACACTTTCTATATAGTAAAACAAGCAACATAATACTGatatttctctgtgtgtctgtttggatATCAAATCAAAAGAGTCGGAATCAAGTATTGGAGTCAGGAGTTGAATGGACAACTGCTACTCCTATAGTCCTCGTggttcctcctgctcctctggtGGTGTAACAGAGACATCGGGTGGTCAGAGAAGGTTACTGCATGTCTATTTAATTACTCACCTATCAGTCATATGGACATCTGCATTCAGACTGATGCTCCATCACTTCCTCTGGTCTTCTCAAACTCCtgtccagtagtagtagtagtagcagtagtagcagtagtagtagtaatagtagtagtagtagcagtagcagctttagtagtagtagtagtagtagtagcagtagtagtagtagtagtggtagtattagtagcagtagcagcagtagtagtagtactagtatcagcagtagtagtagtactagtatcagcagtagtagtagtagtagtagtagtagtagtagtagtggtagtattagtagcagtagcagcagtagtagtagtactagtatcagcagtagtagtagtagtcgtagtatcagtagtagtagtagtagctccATCACTTCTTCTGGTCTTCTCAAACTGCTGCccttgaggaggaggaggagtatcaagtaaagagagagaccagctcaGTGTTGATAACTCAGTGTTGATAGCTCAGTGTTGACAGCTCAGTGTTGATAACTCAGTGTTGACAGCTCAGTGTTGACAGCTCAGTGTTGATAACTCAGTGTTGACAGCTCAGTGTTGACAGCTCAGTGTTGACAGCTCAGTGTTGACAGCTCAGTGTAGACAGCTCAGTGTAGACAGCTCAGTGTAGACAGCTCAGTGTTGACAGCTCAGTGTAGACAGCTCAGTGTTGACAGCTCAGTGTTGACAGCTCAGTGTTGACAGCTCAGTGTTGATAACTCAGTGTTGACAGCTCAGTGTTGACAGCTCAGCTCTGTACTATAGAGAATCATCCAAGACAAACAATGTCCAAACACTGATGTCTTACAAAGTTCCATTTCTTTATTTCAACAATATCAGTCTCATGTGGTATCAGAGTTCCATTGGGATTGattgtaactcaatattaggaaggtgttcttaatgttttgtccactcagtgtatatttaaaGTTTCAACATGAAACAATTTGATAAAGAACAGGAAGTAGTGTATGGTAAATACAGCATGGTTCTCTCTGTTCAATAGTAGACCTCCTCAAACACTGAGTAAAAGTCTCACTCAGATACAGCATGGTTCTCTCTGTTCAATAGTAGACCTCCTCAAACACTGAGTAAAAGTCTCACTCAAATCTCAAGTCTCAAGTCTCAAGTCTCATCAAGATATTTACagacctccctcccctcctctagaCACTGTAGACTGGACCAGACATTATTCTGACCTGTTTTCCCCATGATCACCATGATCCATGGTCACTCACCACGGTACAGTGGACAGTAGACCTGGTCTGGTTCTACACATAGACGGTGATGGTGAATCATGTCAGATTGTGGAGAAGCCAACTTGATGAGTTTCTCCTGACCCAGCCCATCAACCCTATCAGTGCcctctgacctctcccctctccttccagtctctTCTGCAACACTGAGTGAGCTTCACTGACCTCTTTCAagttctgtctcagtctctccacctctctcctccatatGTCTATCCTTCTCCTCCATATGTCTATCCTTCTCCTTCATCTGTCTATTCTTCTCCTCCATCTGTCTGCTGAACTCCCTCTGCATCTTTGTCTGTGAGATCATGATGTTCCTCTGTAACTCAGGTAGGACTATCTTCATCAGGTTTCTCTCTGCTTCAACTCTGGCCTCTCCTTCATAGTTCTCCATCATCTCCTCTAtctcctgtctgtgtctctcctccatctccctcctctcattctctgtcttctctctaaatctctccatctttctctccatctcctccctcctatcAGACTCCCTCTTCAGCTCCTTCTCCAGCTCTATTttcttctcctcatccctctcttctttcaCCTGTCTCTCCAGTTCTGTTATTCGTTCTCTGAGAATTCTGATATCTTTCTTGAGCTTCTggatctctccatctttctttttCAGAAAATCCTGCAGCTCCTTCTCAATTCTCTCTCTcaagtctctctcctccctctgtttcctctctcctctatctctctggaTCTTTCCCTCCATTTCTCTAACCTGGGTCTCTGCCTCCTGGTAGGTCTGACTGCTGTagaatctctctctgtttcttgccACCATCTCCTCTACCTGATCCAGCAGCTCTGATACCTGAGTGCCATGGGCACTGTCCTTAATGTTGAGGACGTGGTACCAGCTCCCACATTTCTCTCTGCTCAACATGGCTCCCGCCAtgacgctcaacagtttcctttatgtatcaagaatgttccaccacccaaaggacatccagccaacttgacacaacttgtGGGAAGCACCGGAGTCAACATcacccagcatccctgtggaacgccttcaacaccttgtagagtccatgtcccaacgaattgaggctgttctgagggaggtgttcctaatgttttgctcagtgtgtgtgtgtgagagagaggcaaCACACCCAGACAGCACAAAGACCTCTGTCCAACAGGTGTACAGTATATGTTACTCTTTCTATGAGCTTATAATATAAACTACAACACGAAAGGTACTGTTCACTTGACCTTTATATATGTTACTCTTTCTATGAGCTTATAATATAAACTACAACACGAAAGGTACTGTTTACTTGACCTTTATATATGTTACTCTTTCTATCAGCTTATAATATAAACTACAACATGAAAGTTACTGTTTACTTGACCTTTAATCATGTCAGTACATGTAACAGCAgtttacagcactttttgttcaTTTTTCTCCCTTATCCCAGTTCAGTTAAActatatatttctttatttcccATGGGCTTCACCAGAGTgccccctagtggctggaatacaACTGTTTTAAGCCccttacatatacagtacatgatcAGGAAGATGCACTTTAAACATTGTTTTCTAATTGGCTAATTGTCTCACAGATGTGTTTAGAATGGCGACATTCCACAGTTCTACATGGTTTCTATGTTAAACTGGAATCGACATTCTATTCTGTGGTCAAGGAGACGTCTTTCCAATGGGCAAACGCTTCTCCACACTACATTTTGATATCTCAGACAGAGGTGTTTGTATTTCCTGGGAAGGGAGGTCTTTATAGCAACAAAAGAGCTGTGGATTTAGTGTGTACTGGCAGTGGCAACGTCCCTGAATGATGTGGTTATAATGAAGGTGGTAGTAACTACCAATCCCACATTCCATGTGACAACCATCCGAATGCTAATTAATGCTCGTTACCTTGTGGTCCTCTACTCCTGTCTATCCAGGTTGtttcacatccggctgtgatcaggagtcccataagGCCGCACAccattgacccagcgtcgtccaggtttggccggggtaggccgtcattgtaaataatcatttgttcttaactgacttgcctagttaaattaaggttaaaaaaAACGTTCTATAATTCAATATGGTTAGAACGAGCATTTCAGAAATAGGTTTGGAATATAGATATCCCTTCTTTTCAACAAACATAACTGTTCATGTACACTCCCATAATTCTAACTTTTATCAAGACTCACCTATGAAAAACAAATTAATTCACCTCACATTAGGTGGCGCGTCCAATAGGCTAGGAGTAAAATTAATTAAATGAGCAAAGATTCTGTAATTAGTCTACTCCTGTCTATTCAGAAGTTAATAAAATCATTCAAATTACAACACTAGAGAACATGATTTAGGACAAACCCATTTGAATTGAATCACTTTTTAACTccccccttttgatttgaatggAACCATCCAAACATACTTTCCCATTGTAACGTAGAAGTGCTCAGAAAGGGACTTTTTGGAGCTGAACGCCAAAACATTAGAGAAAAGTGCTCAAAGTTTTTACCTGCCCCACCATACCATGACTCATTCATGTCATCCTCACTGAAAAATATAAATGGTTGAGATTGATATCAAGCGTACAAACAAGGTTGTCAAACTATTTGAGAATTTcccgatttttattttttaaagaaatgatGTCTTGAATATAGGGTGGGTATCATGTTTTGTCTGATAATTGTACTAAAATgtgaataatatagatttttttttattttttaaataaattctatccccttttctccccaattttcaaggtatccaatcgctagtaattactatcttgtcacatccctacaactcccgtacgggctcgggagagacgaaggtcgaaagtcatgcgtccacctggcccccttggttagcgcgcattgcacccggcccgccacaggagtcgctggagcgcgatgagacaaggatatccctaccggccaaaccctccctaacccggacgacgctaggccaattgtgcatcgccccatggacctcccggtcgcggccagctgcgacagagcctgggcgcgaacccagagactctggtggcacagctagcactgcgatgcagtgccctagaccactgcgccacccgggaggccatatAATATTGACATTTCAACTTTCAAATGGAACCACAAAGATGGTTGGGGGTTCAGAaatcagagaatgttgacttgaaaTGGGAatatataaaatcaaatcaaagtttatttgtcacgtgcgccgaatacaacagtgaaatgcttacttacaggctctaaccaacagtgcaatttctaaGTAAAAAaatggtattaggtgaacaataggtaagtaaataaattaaaaacaacagtagaaaagacagtgaaaataacagtagcgaggctatatacagtagagaggctatatacagtagtgaggctatatacagtagagaggctatatacagtagagaggctatatacagtagtgaggctatatacagtagagaggctatatacagtagagaggctatatacagtagagaggctataacagtagagaggctataacagtagagaggctatatacagtagagaggctataacagtattGAGGCTATAACAgttgcgaggctatatacagtagagaggctatatacagtcgtgaggctatatacagtagagaggctatatacagtagagaggctatatacagtagagaggctatatacagtagagaggctatatacagtcgtgaggctatatacagtagagagggggggctgccataattgacatccacgtcttcggcgcccggggaacagtgggttaactgctttgctcaggggcagaacgacagaatttGACCTAGACAGGATCAGACATTATTCTGACCTGTTTTCCCACCAATGACATTCATCACAGGACAGACTATCACGTTGTTCTAGACAGGATCAGACAGTATTCTGACCTGTTTTCCCACCATGACACTCATCACAGGACAGACTATCACGTTGTTCTAGACAGGATCAGACAGTATTCTGACCTGTTTTCCCACCATGACACTCATCACAGCACAGACTATCACGTTGTTCTAGACAGGATCAGACAGTATTCGGACCTGTTTTCCCACCATGACACTCATCACAGGACAGACTATCACGTTGTTCTAGACAGGATCAGACAGTATTCTGACCTGTTTTCCCACCATGACACTCATCACAGGACAGACTATCACATTGTTCTAGACAGGATCAGACAGTATTCTGACCTGTTTTCCCACCATGACACTCATCACAGGACAGACTATCACGTTGTTCTAGACAGGATCAGACAGTATTCTGACCTGTTTTCCCACCATGACACTCATCACAGGACAGACTATCACGTTGTTCTAGACAGGATCAGACAGTATTCTGACCTGTTTTCCCACCATGACACTCATCACAGGACAGACTATCACGTTGTTCTTACATTGTCAGATAAATATCATGTGATTATCTCTAACTTCTCCAATCCCTCCATGAAAAAGTAATCTCACCTCTAACCTCGTTGTCAGACTAATTCAGTGAAATGGTGAACTAGGTTACATCTGCCCAGACATTCCTCAGATCTTCATCAGTTCTCCctgtcttcttcctctctcttcttctaccTCTCCATGTATCCCAGCACTTCTTCAGGCTAGTTACAATAACTCATTTGCACATCTCCCACAGTCTATCTAtcagtccctgtatctctccatccctttccACAATCGCTCTATCCTTCTCCTCCATCTGTCTATCCTTCTCCTTCATCTGTCTATTCTTCTCCTCCATCTGTCTGCTGAACTCACTCTGCATCTTTGTCTGTGAGATCATGATGTTCCTCAGTCCTACCTGAGTTACAATCTTCATCAGGTTTCTCTCTGCTTCAACTCTGGCCTCTCCTTCATAGTTCTCCATCATTTCCTCTAtctcctgtctgtgtctctcctccatctccctcctctcattctctgtcttctctctcaatctctccatctttctctccatctcctccctcctatcAGACTCCCTCTTCAGCTCCTTCTCCAGTTCTATTttcttctcctcatccctctcttctttcaCCTGTCTCTCCAGTTCACTGGTTCTTTCACTGAGTGTTCTGATATCTCCCTCATGTTCCTGGATCACTCCCTCTATCTTTATCAGAGAGTCCTGGAACTCCTTCTGAAGCCTCTCTCTcaagtctctctcctccctctgtttcctctctcctctctctctctggatctttcCCTCCATGTCTCTAACCTGGGTCTCTGCCTCCTGGTAGGTCTGACTGCTGTagaatctctctctgtttcctgccACCATCTCCTCTACCTGCTCCAGCAGCTCTGATACCTGACTACCATGGGCCCTGTCCTTAATGTTGAGGACGTGGTACCTGCTCCCACTTTTCTCTACAAGCTGCTGGAGGTCCTGACTTCCTGCTTGGAGAAACTCCTCAATGCTCTGCTCTTTCAGGCCATCATCATGTGTGAATAGAATCACAGTGTGTTCCCAACAACCCTCCCCAAAcatctcctctattctctccagcacccctctctcctcccccttagAGGGCTCCACTGGTATGACCAGGAGGAAGGCGTGGGGTCCCGgggcagacagacggacacagagCCCCACATCCTGTCTCATCTCCTCCAGAGAGAGTCCAGGACAGAACCAGTCTGGAGTGTCCACCAGCACCAGCCGTCTCCCACACacgtccccctctctcctcttactCCTCTGGGTCACTGCAGAGGGGCTGGCCTGGGCCCCAAACTCCTCTCTGCCCAGGATGGTGTTTCCTGCTGCACTCCTCCCAGCCCCAGTCCTCCCCAGCAGCACCAGTCTCAGCTCAGACACACTGGGAGACACTGGGGAGTCTGGactgctgctctctcctcccACTGCAACACAACACACAGCACTGATCAACACACTGACTCTCTGGAGGATGTACAACAGAGtcaaatataatataatctacatcCATAACTCACTATCTGGAGGATTTACAACAGAGtcaaatataatataatctacatcCATAACTCACTATCTGGAGGATGTACAACAGAGtcaaatataatataatctacatcCATAACTCACTATCTGGAGGATGTACAGCAGAGtcaaatataatataatctacatcCATAACTCACTATCTGGAGGATGTACAACAGAGtcaaatataatataatctacatcCATAACTCACTATCTGGAGGATGTACAACAGAGtcaaatataatataatctacatcCATAACTCACTATCTGGAGGATGTACAACAGAGTCAAATGTAATATAATCTACATCCATAACTCACTATCTGGAGGATGTACAACAGAGtcaaatataatataatctacaaCCATAACTCACTATCTGGAGGATGTACAACAGAGtcaaatataatataatctacatcCATAACTCACTATCTGGAGGATGTACAACAGAGtcaaatataatataatctacatcCATAACTCACTATCTGGAGGAGGTAACTCCATGCTGTTTCTCCTCCTCAGTGGAAGTGTGGGGTCTGTATCTGAGGTCTCTCC
It encodes the following:
- the LOC139575376 gene encoding golgin subfamily A member 6-like protein 6 — protein: MFKEMMKLLEEKDRLLEERDKLLEERDKQLEGKANELKERRQEVEEKDNLLEEREKQLKERDKQLQDVNNENAELAQQICDVKTEVERLRREISAQMTEPGETSDTGSILPVRRRQSKDDPPDMGGETSDTDPTLPLRRRNSMELPPPDMGGESSSPDSPVSPSVSELRLVLLGRTGAGRSAAGNTILGREEFGAQASPSAVTQRSKRREGDVCGRRLVLVDTPDWFCPGLSLEEMRQDVGLCVRLSAPGPHAFLLVIPVEPSKGEERGVLERIEEMFGEGCWEHTVILFTHDDGLKEQSIEEFLQAGSQDLQQLVEKSGSRYHVLNIKDRAHGSQVSELLEQVEEMVAGNRERFYSSQTYQEAETQVRDMEGKIQRERGERKQREERDLRERLQKEFQDSLIKIEGVIQEHEGDIRTLSERTSELERQVKEERDEEKKIELEKELKRESDRREEMERKMERLREKTENERREMEERHRQEIEEMMENYEGEARVEAERNLMKIVTQVGLRNIMISQTKMQSEFSRQMEEKNRQMKEKDRQMEEKDRAIVERDGEIQGLIDRLWEMCKWKLLSVMAGAMLSREKCGSWYHVLNIKDSAHGTQVSELLDQVEEMVARNRERFYSSQTYQEAETQVREMEGKIQRDRGERKQREERDLRERIEKELQDFLKKKDGEIQKLKKDIRILRERITELERQVKEERDEEKKIELEKELKRESDRREEMERKMERFREKTENERREMEERHRQEIEEMMENYEGEARVEAERNLMKIVLPELQRNIMISQTKMQREFSRQMEEKNRQMKEKDRHMEEKDRHMEERGGETETELERGQ